One window of Papaver somniferum cultivar HN1 chromosome 9, ASM357369v1, whole genome shotgun sequence genomic DNA carries:
- the LOC113313619 gene encoding blue copper protein-like has translation MNQRNNTPLIFTVISIFYFSDLISRSVLVVEGATNHTVGGKLGWYDNLMKPDVNYQKWVSGKDFSLGDFLLFNTDSNHSVVQTYNVTTYKRCNSDDAEVDDTTEWSSADPSSTAPLPVTVAIPLTKEGMTYFFSSDYDGEQCKHGQHFKINVLHGSGLPPSMKTPSASEPSPSPTKSASGDDDDADDSTPNPETVVSSNFNDPKQSTGNSTDDADIKESSSSVSRTKRGSFIDMKMVAGIFLMVILGGFSVDI, from the exons atgAATCAGAGAAACAATACTCCCCTGATATTCACAGTTATCTCCATCTTTTATTTCTCTGATCTTATTTCTAGATCTGTGCTAGTAGTTGAAGGTGCTACTAACCACACAGTTGGAGGAAAGTTGGGTTGGTACGATAATCTTATGAAACCTGATGTCAATTATCAAAAATGGGTATCTGGTAAAGATTTCAGCTTGGGAGATTTCCTCT TATTCAACACTGACAGTAATCATTCGGTTGTACAAACCTACAATGTAACAACATACAAACGTTGCAATTCCGACGATGCTGAAGTAGATGATACAACAGAATGGTCATCTGCAGATCCTTCTTCGACTGCACCATTACCCGTCACTGTAGCGATTCCATTAACGAAAGAAGGCATGACATATTTCTTTTCTAGTGATTACGATGGTGAACAATGTAAACATGGACAACATTTCAAGATTAATGTATTACACGGATCTGGATTACCGCCAAGTATGAAAACACCATCAGCTTCGGAACCATCACCTTCTCCTACAAAAAGTGCGTCTGGAGATGacgatgatgctgatgattcaacgCCTAATCCAGAAACGGTTGTTTCTTCAAATTTTAATGACCCTAAACAAAGCACGGGTAACAGTACTGATGATGCCGATATTAAAGAGAGTTCCAGCTCGGTTTCTAGAACAAAGAGAGGGAGTTTCATAGACATGAAAATGGTCGCAGGAATTTTTCTTATGGTAATACTTGGTGGGTTTTCGGTGGATATATAG